Proteins encoded in a region of the Nicotiana tomentosiformis chromosome 9, ASM39032v3, whole genome shotgun sequence genome:
- the LOC138899362 gene encoding uncharacterized mitochondrial protein AtMg00860-like encodes MVFELLRRYQLRMNPLKCAFGVTFRNFLGFIVRHRGIDIDQAKVDAILKIPKPRDIHELKSLQGKLAYLRRFISNLAVRCQPFSRLMKKDVPFKWDQACSNSIESIKSYLMKPPVLAAPILGKPLILYISAQERSVGALLAQENIFSIQKLKHYFQAHVLRLVSKANPIKFMMSKPVRSDRLARWYLQFQQFEILYIPQKAIKGKTLADFLADHPILDDCELIDELPDEDAMAVEVQPPWKM; translated from the exons atggtgtttgagttgctccggaggtaccaacttaggatgaatccattgaaatgcgcctttggagttactttCAGAAacttccttggtttcattgttcGACATCGAGGGATTGacattgatcaagccaaagtagatGCAATCTTGAAAATACCTAAGCCTCGGGATATTCacgaattgaaaagtctgcaaggaaagttagcataccttaggagattcatctcaaacctagctgtgaggtgccaaccattcagtcgccttATGAAGAAAGATGTCCCTTTtaaatgggaccaagcgtgtAGCAATTCCATTGAgagcattaaatcctacttgatgaagcctccagtTTTGGCAGCCCCTATACTTGGAAAGCCACTGATACTATAcatttcagcacaagaaaggtctgttggagcgctgttggcccaagaaaata tcttctcaattcaaaagttgaagcactactttcaagctcatgttcTCCGTCTTGTTTCAAAggcaaatcccatcaagttcatgatgtcaaaacctgttcgtagtgatcgactagcgagatggtacctccaatttcaacaattcgagattttgtacatccctcaaaaggctataaaaggaaaaacattggcagacttcttggcagatcatCCGATACTTGATGACTGTGAGCTAATTGACGAACTACCTGATGAGGATGCAATGGCCGttgaagttcaacctccatggaagatgtaa